A region from the Streptosporangium sp. NBC_01756 genome encodes:
- a CDS encoding YbaB/EbfC family nucleoid-associated protein has product MRGDDHRRTPLDDLVRIADEAERGQRLLRNAQREIAAIKGEGDSASGKVRARVDTDGRLVDVRLDPRATKLSSMDLAEEITLAVQRAQDDAALQRERAFRDAVGAPLPDAAQVLEQFDETMQTFSRAMNGHEARLDQILREMNDR; this is encoded by the coding sequence ATGAGAGGCGACGATCACCGGCGGACCCCCCTGGACGATCTGGTGCGGATCGCCGATGAGGCGGAGAGGGGGCAGCGCCTCCTCCGGAACGCGCAGCGCGAGATCGCCGCGATCAAGGGTGAGGGCGATAGTGCGAGCGGCAAGGTCCGCGCCCGCGTCGATACCGACGGAAGGCTCGTCGACGTGCGGCTCGACCCGCGGGCGACGAAGCTGAGCAGCATGGATCTGGCCGAGGAGATCACCCTCGCGGTGCAGCGCGCGCAGGACGACGCCGCCCTGCAGCGCGAACGCGCGTTCCGCGACGCGGTCGGCGCGCCGCTGCCCGACGCGGCACAGGTGCTGGAGCAGTTCGACGAGACGATGCAGACGTTCAGCCGCGCCATGAACGGGCACGAAGCCCGTCTCGACCAGATCCTTCGCGAGATGAACGACCGTTAG